In Sphaerospermopsis torques-reginae ITEP-024, the genomic window TATTTATCGTCCTTTTTGTCATCAATATTTATATTTTGATAAAATATTAAATGATCGTCGTGGGCAATTTCCCTTAATATTTCCAACTTCTGAAACTGAACAAGAAAATCAGGTAATTTGGCTCAAAGTAGGAACAGAAGTTCCTATGTTTGCTCTTTGTGTAAATCATATTCCTGATTTATTACCTCAAGGTGGTTCTCAATGTTTCCCATTCTACACTTACGATGAAGACGGAACAAACCGCCAAGAAAATATCACAGATTGGGCATTAAAACAATATCAAACCCATTACCAAGATACCACAATCACTAAATGGGATATCTTCTATTATATCTATGCAGTGCTGCATCATCCCCACTACCGGGAACGTTACGCTGCGAACCTAAAAAGAGAACTTCCCCGTATTCCTTTCGCGCCCGAATTTTATCCTTTTGTCATAGCAGGAAAAAGACTAGCAGAAATTCATATTAACTACGAACAACAACCAGAATATCCCCTTAAACATCTGGAAAATAAAGATTTACCCATTGATTGGCGAGTAGAAAAAATGCGCCTTTCTCAAGATAAAACCCAAATCAAATATAACGAATTTCTCACATTAACAGGAATACCACCAGCAGTATTTGAATATCGTTTAGGCAACCGTTCCGCCTTAGATTGGATTATCAACCAATATCAAGTTACTACAGATTACCGTAGCGAAATCACAAATGATCCCAATCGTTTGGAAGATGAAGAATATATTGTCAGGTTAATTAAACAGGTAATTACTGTGAGTTTAGAAACAGTGGAAATAGTTAATAATTTACCAGATTTAGGTTTACCGAAAGACTGATATTAACATTATCGCATTTATGGTGTGTGGGTTGTCGGTGCAATCGCTTTTTGGGTGTTGTGGTTTGTGAATGTGCGATACCTTCCGTCAGCTACGCTAACGCATTTACTGGATCAAAGTAAGTAATTTTATGCTACAATTAACATAGAATATATATTTTTGAGTATTATCAGTTCCAAGATAAGGAGATAAAAATGCAAATTACAATTAAGCCAGATCAAGAAAAATACATTCTTGAAAAATTACAAGTAGGTAAGTATAAAAATGTTGATGAGTTATTATCCGCAGCTTTTCAACTTTTAGAACAACATGATGAAAAAGAAAAGCAACTTAGTGAATTAAGACGAAAAATTGCTGAAGGAACAAAACAAGTTCGTCAAGGTGAAGTAATTGAAGGTGAATTAGTTTTTCAACAATTACGAGAAAAGTTAAATTCTGTGGAGTTAATATAATGCAGAACTCAATATCTAATCACTTAACTATTGAAATTGAACAAGAAGAAGATGGACGTTGGATAGCAGAAATTTTAGAAATTCCTGGTGTTTTAGCTTATGGTTCAACTCAACAACAAGCAATATCTAATGTACAAGCATCAGTTTTGCGAGTAATTGCTGATAAAATTAAAAATTCAGAAATGTACTGGGTGAAATAATTCTCATCTTTAATGTAACATACAGGGGTTTTGTTCTTTGTGCCTAAAAAAATTCGAGAACTAAAAGCTAAACTATTAAAGGCTGGC contains:
- a CDS encoding type II toxin-antitoxin system ParD family antitoxin, whose amino-acid sequence is MQITIKPDQEKYILEKLQVGKYKNVDELLSAAFQLLEQHDEKEKQLSELRRKIAEGTKQVRQGEVIEGELVFQQLREKLNSVELI
- a CDS encoding type ISP restriction/modification enzyme; its protein translation is MKKAKIYYARMDEFWTKEEKLKYLENLNWYDVEWQEIKPDKNNNWLTQGLEDDFDSFIAIGNQNAKAAVNQNQEVVFKLFSLGVNTSRNSWVINHDTKILESNIIKTIEIYNEQVMKWKNRDHSCTNIDDIIIYDETKINWSSTLKNYLKRGILNKYSYDQIRNYIYRPFCHQYLYFDKILNDRRGQFPLIFPTSETEQENQVIWLKVGTEVPMFALCVNHIPDLLPQGGSQCFPFYTYDEDGTNRQENITDWALKQYQTHYQDTTITKWDIFYYIYAVLHHPHYRERYAANLKRELPRIPFAPEFYPFVIAGKRLAEIHINYEQQPEYPLKHLENKDLPIDWRVEKMRLSQDKTQIKYNEFLTLTGIPPAVFEYRLGNRSALDWIINQYQVTTDYRSEITNDPNRLEDEEYIVRLIKQVITVSLETVEIVNNLPDLGLPKD
- a CDS encoding type II toxin-antitoxin system HicB family antitoxin yields the protein MQNSISNHLTIEIEQEEDGRWIAEILEIPGVLAYGSTQQQAISNVQASVLRVIADKIKNSEMYWVK